From the genome of Streptomyces sp. NBC_01317, one region includes:
- a CDS encoding fibronectin type III domain-containing protein, which yields MASAFATASPAAAAVTCASPTWKAQFYANTTFSGTPKLTACDSVIDEKYGTGDPAGVTLPRDNFSVRWTMSRNFGSGGPFSFTAGAQDGVRVYVDGVRKVDMWKNVSSTQKKTVNVTIPSGAHTIRVDFVAWTGSANVKFSYGPRTPSAVDKVKPLAPTGTSVAYSTNTLKATVRWSKNAEMDLAGYRIYRRLAGASEYKLVSGSSLLTGTSFTDTPPATGQSFYYEVRALDKAGNTSTGSTDQKAVTLDRTVPAAPKGVDENWAIGPVTQVPLSWPANTEPDLAGYRVYRSTAHPVVVTAANRVSGSAPLSSSWYTETPPPTGADYHYVVTAVDTNGHESAPSGTASFSTFDKTAPANQAVQLQGTGGEAGVTLSWAHSQTPSPDFAGYTIWRSTKPRSSGARGTAIWGGVLNTTYTDANAVPGTTYYYWLDACDRSYNCAAPSAEAQVVFAADTTPPGAVTGLTAQPRENGVQVQWDRSTAADADHYEIYRGRLVDGQWAYTLIVTTGRSVDNPSLQYLDQTLPDGESARYSVVAVDRWGNKRAPHEAAVTPEFTELDLRPTVAPAPGGVITDLQATNYGWMRWDLAADANEQGARASGFHVYRWNRAGGVFERLTAEPVPYDPADTSLVEYGDYSMPRSTTTFYRVTAMYEDGTESPASETYSVAW from the coding sequence GTGGCCAGCGCCTTCGCCACTGCCTCTCCGGCCGCCGCCGCCGTGACCTGCGCCTCCCCCACGTGGAAGGCCCAGTTCTATGCCAACACCACCTTCAGCGGCACGCCGAAGCTCACCGCGTGCGACTCCGTGATCGACGAGAAATACGGCACGGGTGACCCCGCCGGCGTCACGCTGCCCCGGGACAACTTCAGCGTGCGCTGGACAATGAGCCGCAACTTCGGCTCCGGGGGCCCGTTCTCGTTCACCGCGGGGGCACAGGACGGCGTGCGTGTCTACGTCGACGGCGTACGCAAGGTCGACATGTGGAAGAACGTCTCCAGCACCCAGAAGAAGACGGTCAACGTCACTATCCCCTCCGGCGCCCACACCATCCGCGTCGACTTCGTTGCCTGGACGGGCTCCGCCAACGTCAAGTTCTCGTACGGCCCCCGCACCCCCTCCGCCGTCGACAAGGTCAAGCCACTCGCTCCCACGGGCACGAGCGTCGCTTACAGCACCAACACACTCAAGGCGACGGTCCGCTGGTCGAAGAACGCCGAGATGGACCTCGCCGGCTACCGGATCTACCGCCGCTTGGCCGGAGCGAGCGAGTACAAGCTGGTCAGCGGATCCAGTCTGCTGACCGGGACTTCCTTCACGGACACCCCGCCCGCCACCGGCCAGTCCTTCTACTACGAGGTCCGCGCCCTCGACAAGGCGGGCAACACCTCGACCGGCAGCACCGACCAGAAGGCCGTCACGCTCGACCGGACCGTACCCGCCGCGCCCAAAGGCGTCGACGAAAACTGGGCCATCGGCCCGGTCACCCAGGTCCCGCTGTCCTGGCCCGCCAACACCGAGCCTGACCTTGCCGGGTACCGGGTCTACCGGTCCACCGCCCATCCCGTCGTCGTCACCGCCGCAAATCGGGTGAGCGGCAGCGCGCCGCTCTCGAGTTCCTGGTACACCGAAACGCCACCGCCCACCGGCGCCGACTACCACTACGTCGTCACCGCCGTGGACACCAACGGCCACGAGTCCGCCCCCTCGGGGACGGCCAGCTTCTCCACCTTCGACAAGACCGCTCCCGCGAACCAGGCGGTCCAGCTCCAGGGCACCGGCGGCGAGGCCGGCGTCACCTTGAGCTGGGCCCACTCACAGACGCCCAGCCCGGACTTCGCGGGCTACACGATCTGGCGGTCGACGAAGCCCCGCTCGTCCGGCGCCCGCGGCACGGCCATCTGGGGCGGGGTGCTCAACACCACGTACACCGACGCCAACGCCGTACCCGGCACCACGTACTACTACTGGCTGGACGCCTGCGACAGGTCGTACAACTGTGCCGCCCCGTCCGCCGAGGCCCAGGTGGTATTCGCCGCCGACACCACCCCGCCGGGCGCAGTCACCGGGCTGACCGCACAGCCACGCGAGAACGGCGTCCAAGTCCAGTGGGACAGGAGCACGGCCGCCGACGCCGACCACTACGAGATCTACCGGGGCAGGCTCGTTGACGGGCAGTGGGCCTACACCCTGATCGTCACCACCGGACGCTCGGTCGACAACCCCAGCCTCCAGTACCTGGACCAGACACTGCCGGACGGCGAGTCCGCGCGCTACAGCGTGGTGGCCGTCGACCGCTGGGGCAACAAGCGTGCGCCGCACGAGGCGGCGGTGACGCCTGAGTTCACCGAGCTGGACCTCCGCCCCACCGTCGCGCCGGCCCCGGGCGGCGTGATCACCGATCTCCAAGCCACCAACTACGGCTGGATGCGCTGGGACCTCGCGGCCGACGCCAACGAGCAGGGCGCCAGGGCCAGTGGCTTCCACGTCTACCGCTGGAACCGCGCCGGGGGCGTCTTCGAGCGGCTGACCGCCGAGCCGGTGCCGTACGACCCCGCGGACACAAGTCTGGTGGAGTACGGCGACTACTCGATGCCGCGGAGCACCACCACCTTCTACCGAGTGACCGCCATGTACGAGGACGGTACGGAATCCCCCGCTTCGGAGACCTACAGCGTCGCCTGGTAG
- a CDS encoding sulfite exporter TauE/SafE family protein, with protein sequence MDWWTALGGLAAGLLIATMTAPVGVSGAVFLLPVQLSVFGVPNPAVTPTNLLFNVIAGPGALLRYGRTGALRGPLTRRLVAGTLPGVVFGAVIRVFALPGPTVFRLLIAAFLLPLGLWLCVRTLRPTRARATAGEPSARTVTGLALAVGIVGGIYGIGGGSLLGPILVGRGMPVARVAPAALASTFATSLVGAATFALLSLISHGDVAPDWSLGLACGAGGLIGGYLGARLQPHLPETALRLLLGTLAAALGILYAVQANR encoded by the coding sequence GTGGACTGGTGGACGGCGCTGGGAGGGCTGGCCGCCGGGCTGCTGATCGCGACGATGACCGCGCCGGTCGGGGTGTCCGGGGCGGTGTTCCTTCTCCCGGTTCAGCTGAGCGTCTTCGGCGTGCCCAACCCCGCGGTCACGCCGACCAACCTCCTCTTCAACGTCATCGCCGGACCCGGGGCCTTGCTGCGCTATGGCCGGACCGGTGCCCTGCGCGGACCACTCACCCGGCGCCTGGTGGCCGGGACCCTCCCCGGAGTGGTATTCGGCGCGGTCATCCGGGTCTTCGCCCTTCCCGGCCCCACCGTCTTCCGTCTCCTCATCGCCGCCTTCCTCCTCCCGCTCGGCCTGTGGCTGTGCGTACGAACCCTCCGCCCAACACGGGCGCGTGCCACCGCCGGTGAACCCTCCGCCCGCACCGTCACCGGCCTCGCGCTGGCCGTGGGCATCGTGGGCGGGATCTACGGAATCGGAGGCGGCTCGCTCCTCGGACCGATCCTCGTCGGCCGGGGCATGCCGGTGGCCCGCGTCGCCCCGGCCGCCCTCGCCTCCACCTTCGCGACCTCACTCGTCGGCGCGGCCACCTTCGCGCTGCTGTCCCTGATCAGCCATGGAGATGTGGCACCCGACTGGTCACTAGGGCTCGCCTGCGGAGCCGGTGGCCTGATCGGTGGTTACCTCGGCGCCCGCCTGCAACCCCACCTTCCCGAGACCGCCCTGCGACTCCTCCTCGGCACCCTCGCCGCAGCACTGGGCATTCTCTACGCGGTGCAAGCCAACCGCTGA
- a CDS encoding cold-shock protein, translating into MATGTVRWFDAAKGFGFIEPSGGGADVFAHYAYIAAQDVLELQHGQRVSFDLKQGRKAPHAENIIPE; encoded by the coding sequence ATGGCTACCGGAACCGTCAGGTGGTTCGATGCGGCGAAGGGCTTCGGCTTCATCGAGCCGTCAGGTGGTGGCGCGGACGTGTTCGCCCACTACGCCTACATCGCCGCGCAGGATGTGCTGGAACTACAGCATGGCCAAAGGGTGAGCTTCGACCTCAAACAGGGGAGGAAGGCACCGCATGCGGAGAACATCATTCCTGAATAA
- a CDS encoding SCO5918 family protein, producing the protein MHCVIARFPFNFLKSEVLQSMKGIKPEPGTGESVIIGRRTYPVKQVGEVITKQDRRDFSAGEVTRAMARLGFTCRIIPPTALASVLGGVAPTAIDPYARQ; encoded by the coding sequence GTGCATTGCGTAATCGCCCGCTTCCCCTTCAATTTCCTCAAGAGCGAAGTGCTGCAGTCGATGAAGGGCATCAAACCCGAACCCGGCACGGGAGAATCCGTGATCATCGGCCGCCGCACCTACCCCGTCAAACAGGTGGGGGAAGTGATCACCAAACAGGACAGGCGTGACTTCTCAGCCGGCGAAGTGACCAGAGCGATGGCTCGTCTCGGCTTCACCTGTCGCATCATCCCCCCGACCGCCCTGGCTTCCGTCCTCGGCGGGGTCGCGCCGACAGCGATCGACCCGTACGCGCGACAGTGA
- a CDS encoding DEAD/DEAH box helicase, whose protein sequence is MNRTRTNDRYSRTRTGGGSGSTGNGAGRFRSGAAPTRSGAPGRSGGSSRNGGSGGSYGRRPSAVQGEFALPVTLTPALPAVTSFAELDMPSALTDMLTSLGMNEPFPIQAATLPNSLAGRDVLGRGRTGSGKTLAFGLAMLVRTAGQRAEAKQPLALVLVPTRELAQQVTDALTPYARSLRLRLATVVGGMSIGRQAGALRGGAEIVVATPGRLKDLIDRGDCRLDRVAVTVLDEADQMTDMGFMPQVTALLDQVRPDGQRMLFSATLDRNVDLLVRRYLHDPVVHSVDASVGTVTTMEHHVFHVHGADKYATTTEIAAREGRVLMFLDTKHAVDRLTEHLLNSGVRAAALHGGKSQPQRTRTLAQFKTGHVTVLVATNVAARGIHVDDLDLVVNVDPPSDHKDYLHRGGRTARAGESGSVVTLVLPNQRREMTRLMADACITPQITQVRSGEAELSRITGAQAPSGVPVVITAPVSERTRSAGNSSRGRRGGPARTRRATTAPQARTGASARPPLSAAA, encoded by the coding sequence ATGAACCGCACACGCACGAACGACCGCTACTCCCGTACCCGTACGGGCGGCGGCTCCGGCTCCACCGGCAACGGCGCCGGCCGCTTCCGCTCCGGTGCCGCACCTACCCGTTCGGGTGCCCCCGGCCGCTCCGGCGGTTCGAGCCGCAACGGCGGCTCCGGTGGCTCCTACGGGCGCCGCCCCTCCGCCGTCCAGGGCGAATTCGCCCTGCCGGTGACCCTCACCCCCGCGCTGCCGGCCGTGACGAGCTTCGCGGAGCTGGACATGCCGTCCGCGCTGACGGACATGCTCACCAGCCTCGGCATGAACGAGCCCTTCCCCATCCAGGCCGCCACGCTGCCGAACTCGCTGGCCGGCCGGGACGTCCTGGGCCGCGGCCGCACCGGCTCCGGCAAGACCCTCGCCTTCGGCCTGGCCATGCTCGTCCGCACCGCGGGACAGCGCGCCGAGGCGAAGCAGCCGCTCGCCCTGGTCCTGGTCCCCACCCGCGAGCTGGCCCAGCAGGTCACCGACGCGCTCACCCCCTACGCCCGCTCGCTGCGCCTGCGCCTTGCCACGGTCGTCGGCGGCATGTCGATCGGCCGCCAGGCCGGCGCGCTGCGCGGCGGCGCCGAGATCGTCGTCGCCACCCCGGGCCGCCTCAAGGACCTCATCGACCGCGGCGACTGCCGCCTGGACCGGGTCGCCGTCACCGTCCTCGACGAGGCCGACCAGATGACCGACATGGGCTTCATGCCCCAGGTCACCGCACTGCTCGACCAGGTGCGGCCCGACGGGCAGCGGATGCTGTTCTCGGCGACCCTCGACCGCAACGTCGACCTGCTGGTGCGCCGCTACCTGCACGACCCGGTCGTCCACTCGGTCGACGCCTCGGTCGGTACGGTCACCACGATGGAACACCACGTCTTCCACGTCCACGGCGCCGACAAGTACGCCACCACCACCGAGATCGCGGCCCGTGAGGGCCGGGTGCTGATGTTCCTGGACACCAAGCACGCCGTGGACCGGCTCACCGAGCACCTGCTCAACAGCGGTGTCCGCGCCGCCGCGCTGCACGGCGGCAAGTCCCAGCCGCAGCGCACCCGCACGCTCGCCCAGTTCAAGACGGGCCACGTCACCGTGCTGGTGGCGACCAACGTCGCCGCCCGCGGCATCCACGTCGACGACCTCGACCTCGTCGTCAACGTGGACCCGCCCAGCGACCACAAGGACTACCTGCACCGCGGCGGCCGTACCGCCCGCGCCGGCGAGTCCGGCAGTGTCGTCACCCTGGTCCTGCCGAACCAGCGCCGCGAGATGACCCGCCTGATGGCCGACGCCTGCATCACCCCGCAGATCACCCAGGTCCGCTCCGGCGAGGCCGAACTGAGCCGTATCACCGGCGCACAGGCCCCGTCCGGCGTCCCCGTCGTCATCACCGCCCCCGTCTCCGAGCGCACCAGGAGCGCCGGCAACTCCTCCCGAGGCCGCCGTGGCGGGCCGGCACGCACGCGTCGGGCCACCACCGCCCCCCAAGCTCGGACCGGCGCCTCTGCGCGGCCGCCCCTCAGCGCTGCCGCCTGA
- a CDS encoding cold-shock protein, with product MASGTVKWFNAEKGFGFIEQDGGGADVFAHYSNIAAQGFRELQEGQKVNFDVTQGQKGPQAENIVPA from the coding sequence ATGGCCAGTGGTACCGTCAAGTGGTTCAACGCGGAAAAAGGTTTCGGCTTCATCGAGCAGGACGGTGGCGGCGCTGACGTCTTCGCCCACTACTCGAACATCGCCGCCCAGGGCTTCCGCGAGCTCCAGGAGGGCCAGAAGGTGAACTTCGACGTCACGCAGGGCCAGAAGGGCCCGCAGGCGGAGAACATCGTTCCCGCCTGA
- a CDS encoding helix-turn-helix domain-containing protein, which produces MTANDSYGRLDDDDYPAYTMGRAAEMLGTTQGFLRAIGEARLITPLRSEGGHRRYSRYQLRIAARARELVDQGTPIEAACRIVILEDQLTEAQRINAEHHRAAEPANPTTAA; this is translated from the coding sequence ATGACAGCAAACGACTCCTACGGGCGTCTCGACGACGACGACTACCCCGCCTACACGATGGGCAGGGCCGCCGAGATGCTCGGCACCACCCAGGGCTTCCTCCGAGCCATCGGCGAAGCCCGCCTGATCACCCCGCTGCGCTCGGAGGGCGGACACCGCCGCTACTCCCGCTACCAGCTGCGCATCGCCGCCCGCGCCCGCGAACTCGTCGACCAGGGCACCCCCATCGAGGCCGCCTGCCGCATCGTCATCCTCGAAGACCAGCTCACAGAAGCCCAGCGCATCAACGCCGAACACCACCGCGCGGCGGAACCGGCGAATCCCACGACCGCGGCCTGA
- a CDS encoding Shedu anti-phage system protein SduA domain-containing protein translates to MDLQLKCVLEAAVHPDVKAALVSACAHMNSGSGGHRRGGKALVQMLEATRGRAADVGEWQVVRLVQDSLDYAEGRILQPDFDERYRLFHDGVRDENLREFAANTLWNSFRFVARASREYVDEHPRAGVDDLIAHFGSLSEDARFLDAPEDRPGRYRVLRGRAEMAVWLERVLRERVDIEDPAEAARRIAASPAVVVFLAADTEGQMVLRAAELQRRAAGMEALRTVVEDTTASERALQRALEGQHWIFGGRFVGEAAHRRLVPGDEVDIPLIRGDGALHVVELKRAASLAGPLVKMYRGSWVPTAQVHNAVGQAVNYLVGLDENRHRLREELGIETRRASAMVLIGHPSVQPSVAEESINEALRTLNTHVNRVEVLTYKELVDNAERSLGSTPSA, encoded by the coding sequence TTGGATTTGCAGCTGAAGTGTGTGCTGGAGGCGGCAGTTCATCCGGACGTGAAGGCTGCCCTCGTCTCGGCGTGCGCACATATGAACAGTGGAAGTGGAGGCCATCGCAGAGGTGGGAAGGCCCTCGTCCAGATGCTGGAAGCGACTCGCGGGCGCGCGGCGGATGTCGGAGAGTGGCAGGTCGTCCGGCTGGTCCAGGACTCTTTGGACTACGCCGAGGGACGGATTCTCCAGCCTGACTTCGACGAGCGGTACCGCCTGTTTCACGATGGCGTACGCGATGAGAACCTGCGGGAGTTCGCCGCAAACACGCTGTGGAACTCCTTCAGGTTCGTCGCGCGGGCGAGCCGTGAGTACGTGGATGAACACCCCCGGGCCGGAGTGGACGATCTGATTGCGCACTTCGGCTCGCTCTCGGAGGATGCGCGGTTTCTCGACGCTCCTGAGGACCGCCCGGGGCGGTACCGCGTTCTCCGCGGCCGGGCGGAGATGGCGGTGTGGCTGGAACGTGTCCTGCGTGAACGGGTGGACATCGAGGATCCGGCAGAGGCCGCCCGCCGGATCGCCGCCTCACCCGCCGTCGTCGTCTTTCTTGCCGCCGACACAGAGGGGCAGATGGTCCTAAGAGCGGCGGAGTTGCAGCGGCGAGCGGCGGGCATGGAGGCTTTGCGTACAGTTGTGGAGGACACCACGGCTTCCGAACGCGCGCTACAGCGAGCCCTGGAGGGGCAGCACTGGATCTTCGGCGGGCGGTTCGTGGGGGAGGCCGCCCACCGCAGGCTTGTGCCGGGCGACGAAGTCGACATCCCTCTGATCCGTGGTGACGGAGCGCTGCATGTGGTCGAACTGAAGCGCGCCGCAAGCCTGGCCGGCCCACTGGTGAAGATGTACCGCGGATCGTGGGTTCCCACGGCTCAGGTGCACAACGCCGTCGGCCAGGCGGTGAACTATCTGGTCGGCTTGGACGAGAACCGCCACCGGCTCCGCGAGGAGCTCGGGATCGAGACCCGCCGGGCCAGCGCGATGGTCCTTATCGGACACCCCTCGGTTCAACCCTCCGTGGCGGAGGAATCAATCAACGAGGCACTTCGCACCCTCAATACACACGTCAATCGCGTCGAGGTGCTTACCTACAAGGAGTTGGTCGACAACGCCGAGCGTTCCCTGGGCAGCACGCCTTCGGCGTAG
- a CDS encoding type II toxin-antitoxin system Phd/YefM family antitoxin: MSAQPEITQRDLRSRSKEIMDAVQGGQSFTVTRDGHQIGELIPLRRRRRFVPRSEFAAMSRTASDVSLEAFRSDQDATAEQETDDPYAR, from the coding sequence ATGTCAGCCCAGCCCGAGATCACCCAACGTGACCTGCGCAGCCGTTCCAAAGAGATCATGGACGCCGTCCAGGGCGGACAGTCCTTCACCGTCACTCGCGACGGTCACCAGATCGGCGAGCTGATCCCCTTGCGCAGGCGTCGGCGGTTCGTCCCGCGTTCGGAGTTCGCCGCCATGTCCCGCACTGCGTCGGACGTCTCCCTGGAGGCGTTCCGGTCCGACCAGGACGCCACGGCCGAGCAGGAGACGGACGACCCCTATGCCCGCTGA
- a CDS encoding type II toxin-antitoxin system VapC family toxin → MPAEYAQGLLDTNIVILRKWLDPQELPAEVAISAVTLAELSAGPHEVRRNEEQEDYDEHTERGRRLDILQRAENEFDPIPFDTEAARIYGRVCAAVIGAGRKPRRRIADLMIAAIAIAEELPLFTTNPDDYKGLDGLLTVVPVTRPTVLHDR, encoded by the coding sequence ATGCCCGCTGAATACGCTCAGGGCCTGCTCGACACCAACATCGTGATCCTGCGCAAGTGGCTCGATCCCCAGGAACTCCCTGCCGAGGTGGCGATCAGCGCCGTCACCCTGGCCGAGCTCTCCGCGGGCCCGCACGAGGTGCGCAGGAACGAGGAACAGGAGGACTACGACGAGCACACGGAACGGGGTCGCCGCCTCGACATCCTGCAACGCGCCGAGAACGAGTTCGACCCCATCCCCTTCGACACCGAAGCCGCCCGCATCTACGGGAGAGTATGTGCGGCCGTGATCGGTGCCGGCCGCAAACCCCGCCGCCGGATTGCGGATCTCATGATCGCCGCCATTGCCATCGCCGAAGAACTACCGCTCTTCACCACCAACCCCGACGACTACAAGGGCCTCGACGGACTGCTGACCGTCGTACCCGTCACCCGGCCCACCGTCCTGCACGACCGGTAA
- a CDS encoding SAM-dependent methyltransferase, with amino-acid sequence MSESLEIKPVATVVGGRTEPTDDHWTGTAIIRLNPDFAVEVVQGPEEFSHLVIVWHFHKASPDDVALHARSPRNNPEWPATGTFVHRNHRRPNQLAQSFPRLLKVDGLDLHVADLDAIDGSPVFDLAPYFRELGPRGEVCEPGWPGEMLADYWGDPQD; translated from the coding sequence ATGTCGGAGTCGCTGGAGATCAAGCCCGTCGCCACCGTGGTCGGCGGACGCACCGAGCCCACCGACGACCACTGGACCGGGACGGCCATCATCCGCCTGAACCCGGACTTCGCCGTGGAAGTCGTCCAGGGCCCGGAGGAGTTCTCCCACCTGGTCATCGTCTGGCACTTCCACAAGGCGTCGCCCGACGACGTGGCGCTCCACGCCCGCAGTCCCCGCAACAACCCGGAGTGGCCGGCCACCGGGACGTTCGTCCACCGCAACCACCGCCGGCCCAACCAACTGGCCCAGTCCTTCCCCCGGCTGCTGAAGGTCGACGGCTTGGACCTCCACGTCGCGGACCTGGACGCGATCGACGGCAGCCCGGTCTTCGACCTCGCTCCCTACTTCCGCGAGCTGGGCCCTCGGGGCGAGGTATGTGAACCCGGCTGGCCGGGCGAGATGCTCGCGGACTACTGGGGTGACCCGCAGGACTGA
- a CDS encoding Shedu anti-phage system protein SduA domain-containing protein: protein MSVRSDFSLDLQLGLVLNEAVHPDVKGALVSAREHMNSGRGGHRRGGKVLIHLLETVRRRAADVGEWQVVRLVQDSLDYAEGRILQPDFHERHRLFQDGVRNKRLQKYAGNGLGIELKYLAEAGREFVDEHPDASLDDLIVHLFSLSEDARFLDAPEDRPGRYRLLRGRAELAVWLQRVLQERVDIEDPAEAARRITTSPEAIALLAADTEGQMVLRAAELHRRSGGLAALRTVVEDPSASEHALQRALEGQHWIFGGRFVGEAIHRRLVPGDEVDLPLIRHDGALHVVELKRAMSLSGPLVKKHRGSWIPTAQVHDAVGQAVNYLVGLDENRHRLREDLGIETRRASAMVLIGHPLVQPLVPEESINEALRTLNTHVNRVEVLTYKELIDNAERSLGSTSAA from the coding sequence ATGAGCGTGAGGTCGGACTTCTCCCTGGATTTGCAGTTGGGGCTTGTGCTGAATGAGGCCGTTCATCCGGATGTGAAGGGAGCTCTCGTATCGGCAAGAGAGCACATGAACAGTGGGCGAGGAGGGCATCGCCGTGGCGGGAAGGTCCTCATCCATCTGTTGGAGACGGTCCGTCGACGTGCGGCGGACGTTGGCGAATGGCAGGTCGTCCGGCTGGTCCAGGACTCACTGGACTATGCCGAGGGGCGGATCCTTCAACCTGACTTCCATGAGCGCCATCGCCTGTTCCAGGATGGCGTTCGTAACAAGAGGCTCCAGAAGTATGCGGGAAACGGGCTCGGGATCGAGCTCAAGTACCTTGCAGAGGCAGGTCGTGAGTTCGTTGACGAGCATCCTGATGCCAGCCTGGACGATCTGATCGTCCACCTCTTCTCGCTCTCAGAGGACGCGCGGTTTCTTGATGCGCCGGAGGACCGTCCGGGGCGGTATCGCCTTCTTCGCGGGCGCGCGGAGTTGGCGGTGTGGCTGCAACGTGTCCTGCAGGAGCGGGTGGACATCGAGGATCCAGCAGAAGCTGCTCGCCGAATCACCACCTCGCCGGAGGCCATTGCTCTGCTTGCCGCAGATACAGAAGGCCAGATGGTTCTCCGCGCGGCTGAGTTGCACCGGCGATCGGGCGGCCTGGCGGCCCTCCGTACGGTTGTGGAGGATCCATCGGCATCCGAACACGCCCTTCAGCGTGCCTTGGAAGGACAGCACTGGATCTTCGGCGGACGGTTCGTGGGGGAGGCGATCCATCGGCGGCTGGTTCCGGGGGACGAGGTCGATCTTCCTCTGATCCGCCATGACGGGGCTTTGCACGTCGTCGAGTTGAAGCGAGCCATGAGCCTGAGCGGCCCTCTGGTGAAGAAGCACCGCGGATCATGGATTCCTACGGCCCAAGTACACGACGCCGTCGGTCAGGCCGTGAACTACCTGGTCGGCTTGGACGAGAACCGCCACCGGCTCCGCGAAGATCTCGGCATCGAAACCCGTCGAGCCAGCGCGATGGTGCTGATCGGGCACCCGTTGGTGCAGCCCCTCGTACCCGAGGAGTCGATCAACGAGGCGCTGCGCACACTCAACACTCACGTGAATCGCGTCGAGGTTCTCACCTACAAGGAGTTGATCGACAACGCCGAACGTTCCCTTGGCAGCACATCGGCGGCTTAG